Proteins encoded by one window of Tunturibacter psychrotolerans:
- a CDS encoding alpha-amylase family glycosyl hydrolase: MEFHISGDLRKKLDLEDLLFSYTGNIVFGNVAASRNLAKQLEELRKQQTGQPGVVNAGALFAMGLIDELNHAMIARYREEIDPAVFADAVRWFTGHAKPEEIQRLLLKFTEQFPNVAIHRGEQTAAEWLNGTTDGQPNREAALEELLLLWLANINPGFSPFRELFEDTPLKQQTIYQTVTAGFPDYFVTRPPLSEAGTLLDALRAPLLASPDSLTGQLDYIREYWSKYLGEDLRRVLLAIDVLREEDLAIWLRFHPPGPDQYRHGAPGRGGEGFVGDEYIGFEDEYINGPDGRQRRYGHDYQAPLNEYEAFSADQAWMPTVVLMAKSTYVWLEQLSKKHLRHIHRLDQIPDEELHLLADRGITGLWLIGLWERSVASRTIKRLRGHHDAVASAYSLKEYQIAEDLGGNHAYENLRDRAARAGIRLASDMVPNHMGIDSNWVIENPDWFLYRWESPFPVYRFEGPDLSTDSRVEIKIEDHYYDQSDAAVVFRLRHHRDGATRYMYHGNDGTTFAWNDTAQLDYSKAAVREHVIQVILHVARLFPIIRFDAAMVLAKRHVQRLWFPLPGTGGSIPSRAENAMPQDEFEALMPHEFWREVVDRVAAEVPGTLLLAEAFWLLEGYFVRTLGMHRVYNSAFMNMLRDEENAKYRSYLKKTIEFDPDILKRYVSFMSNPDERTAIDQFGTGDKYFGVCTLLATLPGLPMFGHGQIEGYTERYGMEFKQAKMEEWPKENLVSRHQHEIAPLLKNRRLFAESTNFVLYDFWTDFGSVDENVFAYSNRAHGERAIILYNNSYGSTHGTIHFSAASIDKATGHLRQRSLSDGLDLPYNYFTFFAYRDTAHGLEYLCRSTDLHHTGLSIDLRGYQYAVLLNWRELRATVDQPWDQLFDALNGAGVYSVEEALSKLRLRPLHEAFRQALSENHIRAFTSVASELANKGAASTTTKLAASNGNDKTATAAPATKAQQPTASVQAPAGDTPLPPSEQLPLHPRLQPFVKCSQRFFEKVLQNLPSEADEFTSQSNDATEAISNYKNLCETMTKAALHLISISRNFSTTLPPAASRFLPGAKTTVPTEQIWAPVLTWITLHSLPRQDDQAALFDKLQLRSALSETFTAIGIEGENTWRAAARVRILLSQTDTSPTKSEQFWSDPDVRWLTGINESSGVTYFNKEGFEELLGWLQLPALINLAQQSPINLDSIKTLEAAVLESCKSAQTAGYNLDRYLHPEPLKVPATQVASHPKPTPAPASEAKPAPKKPKKPAPTTR, encoded by the coding sequence TGGACCTTGAAGATCTGCTCTTCAGCTACACCGGAAACATCGTCTTCGGCAACGTCGCTGCCAGCCGAAACCTGGCCAAACAGCTCGAAGAGCTGCGCAAACAGCAGACTGGCCAACCGGGAGTCGTCAACGCCGGCGCACTCTTCGCGATGGGCCTGATCGACGAACTGAATCACGCAATGATCGCCCGCTATCGTGAGGAGATCGACCCAGCCGTCTTCGCCGACGCAGTACGCTGGTTCACCGGCCACGCAAAACCCGAAGAAATCCAACGCCTCCTCCTCAAATTCACCGAGCAGTTTCCCAACGTAGCCATACATCGCGGCGAACAAACCGCAGCTGAATGGCTAAACGGTACAACTGACGGTCAACCAAACCGTGAAGCCGCTCTCGAAGAGCTCCTCCTACTCTGGCTCGCCAACATCAACCCCGGCTTCTCCCCCTTCCGCGAGCTCTTCGAAGACACCCCCCTCAAGCAGCAGACGATCTATCAAACCGTCACCGCCGGCTTCCCCGACTACTTCGTCACCCGCCCGCCCCTCTCCGAAGCCGGAACCCTCCTCGACGCCCTCCGCGCTCCCCTGCTCGCCTCCCCCGACTCCCTTACCGGCCAGCTCGACTACATCCGCGAATACTGGTCCAAATATCTCGGCGAAGACCTCCGCCGCGTCCTGCTCGCCATCGACGTCCTGCGCGAAGAAGATCTCGCGATCTGGCTTCGCTTCCATCCACCCGGACCAGACCAATACCGCCACGGCGCGCCCGGCCGCGGAGGCGAAGGCTTCGTCGGCGACGAGTACATCGGCTTCGAAGACGAGTACATCAACGGCCCCGACGGCAGGCAACGACGCTACGGCCACGACTATCAGGCCCCCCTCAACGAGTACGAAGCCTTCAGCGCCGACCAGGCCTGGATGCCCACCGTCGTCCTCATGGCCAAGAGCACCTATGTCTGGCTCGAGCAGCTCTCAAAAAAACATCTCCGCCACATCCACCGTCTCGACCAGATCCCCGACGAAGAGCTCCATCTCCTCGCCGACCGCGGCATCACCGGCCTATGGCTCATCGGCCTATGGGAGCGCAGCGTCGCCTCCCGCACCATCAAGCGCCTCCGCGGCCACCACGACGCCGTAGCCTCCGCCTACTCGCTCAAGGAGTATCAAATCGCGGAAGACCTAGGCGGCAACCACGCCTACGAAAACCTCCGCGACCGCGCCGCCCGCGCCGGCATCCGCCTCGCCAGCGACATGGTCCCCAACCACATGGGCATCGACTCCAACTGGGTCATCGAGAACCCCGACTGGTTCCTCTATCGCTGGGAGAGCCCCTTCCCTGTCTATCGCTTCGAAGGCCCCGATCTCTCCACCGACAGCCGCGTCGAGATCAAAATCGAGGACCACTATTACGACCAGTCCGACGCCGCCGTAGTCTTCCGCCTCCGCCACCACCGCGACGGAGCCACCCGCTACATGTACCACGGCAACGACGGCACAACCTTCGCCTGGAACGACACCGCACAGCTCGACTACTCCAAAGCAGCCGTCCGTGAGCACGTCATCCAGGTCATCCTCCACGTCGCCCGCCTCTTCCCCATCATCCGCTTCGACGCTGCGATGGTGCTCGCCAAACGCCACGTTCAGCGCCTGTGGTTCCCTCTTCCCGGTACCGGCGGATCCATCCCCTCGCGCGCCGAAAACGCCATGCCTCAGGACGAGTTCGAAGCCCTCATGCCCCACGAGTTCTGGCGCGAGGTCGTCGACCGCGTCGCCGCGGAAGTTCCCGGCACCCTCCTCCTCGCAGAAGCCTTCTGGCTCCTCGAAGGCTACTTCGTCCGCACTCTCGGCATGCATCGCGTCTACAACAGCGCCTTCATGAACATGCTGCGCGACGAAGAAAACGCCAAATACCGTTCCTACCTAAAAAAGACCATCGAGTTCGATCCCGACATCCTCAAGCGCTATGTCAGCTTCATGAGCAACCCTGACGAACGCACCGCCATCGACCAGTTCGGCACAGGCGACAAATACTTCGGTGTCTGCACTCTGCTGGCCACGCTCCCCGGCCTGCCCATGTTCGGCCACGGCCAAATCGAAGGCTACACCGAGCGTTACGGCATGGAGTTCAAGCAAGCCAAGATGGAAGAGTGGCCCAAAGAGAACCTCGTATCCCGCCACCAACACGAGATCGCGCCTCTCCTCAAAAACCGCCGTCTCTTCGCCGAAAGCACTAACTTCGTCCTCTACGACTTCTGGACCGACTTCGGCAGCGTCGACGAAAACGTCTTCGCCTATTCCAATCGCGCCCACGGCGAGCGCGCGATCATCCTTTACAACAACAGCTACGGCAGCACACACGGCACCATTCACTTCTCCGCGGCCTCCATCGACAAAGCCACCGGCCACCTCCGCCAGAGAAGTCTCTCCGACGGACTCGACCTCCCCTACAACTACTTCACCTTCTTCGCCTACCGCGACACCGCACACGGTCTCGAATATCTCTGCCGCAGCACCGATCTCCACCACACCGGCCTCTCCATCGATCTGCGCGGCTATCAATATGCGGTTCTGCTCAACTGGCGAGAACTCCGAGCCACTGTCGATCAACCCTGGGATCAGCTCTTCGACGCACTCAACGGAGCCGGCGTCTACAGCGTCGAAGAAGCGCTATCCAAACTTCGCCTCCGTCCGCTGCATGAAGCCTTCCGCCAGGCTCTCAGCGAGAATCACATTCGGGCATTCACAAGCGTAGCTTCGGAGCTGGCAAACAAAGGAGCCGCATCCACCACAACGAAACTCGCCGCGTCGAACGGCAACGACAAGACTGCAACGGCAGCCCCTGCAACAAAGGCACAACAGCCAACAGCCAGCGTTCAAGCGCCCGCAGGAGACACCCCTCTCCCGCCATCTGAACAACTCCCGCTCCACCCTCGACTCCAGCCATTCGTGAAGTGCAGTCAACGCTTCTTCGAAAAAGTGCTCCAAAATCTTCCCTCCGAAGCTGACGAATTCACATCGCAATCGAACGACGCCACCGAAGCGATTTCGAACTACAAGAATCTATGCGAGACGATGACGAAGGCTGCCCTTCATCTCATCTCGATCTCTCGAAACTTCTCCACCACCTTGCCGCCAGCCGCAAGCCGTTTCCTCCCCGGTGCCAAAACGACCGTTCCGACAGAGCAAATCTGGGCGCCTGTTCTGACCTGGATCACTCTCCACAGCCTCCCGCGTCAGGACGATCAAGCAGCTCTCTTCGACAAGCTCCAGTTGCGCTCAGCACTATCGGAGACATTCACCGCCATCGGGATAGAGGGAGAAAACACCTGGCGCGCAGCTGCTCGAGTACGAATCCTTCTATCGCAAACCGACACGTCTCCCACCAAGTCCGAACAGTTCTGGTCCGACCCAGACGTTCGCTGGCTCACAGGAATCAACGAGTCCTCCGGCGTCACTTACTTCAACAAAGAGGGATTCGAAGAGCTACTAGGCTGGCTTCAGCTTCCCGCGCTCATCAACCTCGCGCAGCAGTCTCCGATCAATCTCGATTCGATCAAGACGCTCGAAGCAGCCGTCTTGGAATCCTGCAAATCAGCGCAGACAGCCGGGTACAATCTGGATCGCTATCTCCATCCGGAACCACTCAAAGTTCCCGCGACGCAAGTCGCCAGCCATCCTAAACCAACGCCGGCCCCTGCTTCGGAGGCAAAGCCGGCGCCGAAGAAACCGAAGAAGCCGGCGCCGACGACCCGTTGA